In the Campylobacter showae genome, one interval contains:
- the galE gene encoding UDP-glucose 4-epimerase GalE yields MKILITGGAGYIGSHVLKVLLKQGGHEITVVDNLCKGTTKALDALEKIGKFKFVKANLEDDLSGIFAEGKFDAIIHFAAFIEVFESTQDPLKYYLNNTANVAKILTYCKEYGVNKFIFSSTAAVYGEPEIGEVDEQTAANPINPYGRSKLMSEWIIKDYAASNENFKFAILRYFNVAGADEEGLIGQNYPNATHLIKVATQTALGKRESMGIFGSDYPTADGTCVRDYIHVSDLADAHLSALEYLNEHEKSEIFNVGYGRGFSVKEVIETAKKVSGIDFKVVSAPRRDGDPACLIAKPEKIRNLTNWRPKREDLSLIIKTALDWEKRS; encoded by the coding sequence ATGAAAATTTTAATAACAGGCGGAGCTGGCTACATCGGCTCTCACGTGCTAAAGGTGCTTTTAAAGCAAGGCGGACACGAGATAACGGTCGTGGATAATCTCTGCAAAGGCACTACAAAGGCGCTTGACGCGCTTGAGAAAATCGGTAAATTTAAGTTCGTAAAGGCAAATTTAGAGGATGATTTAAGCGGGATTTTTGCGGAGGGCAAATTTGACGCTATTATCCATTTTGCCGCATTTATCGAGGTTTTTGAAAGTACGCAAGATCCGCTAAAATACTACCTAAACAACACCGCAAACGTAGCTAAAATTTTGACCTATTGCAAAGAATACGGCGTAAATAAATTTATATTTAGCTCCACTGCAGCCGTTTACGGCGAACCCGAGATCGGAGAGGTCGACGAGCAAACCGCGGCAAATCCGATAAATCCGTACGGCCGAAGCAAGCTAATGAGCGAGTGGATCATCAAAGACTACGCCGCCTCAAATGAAAATTTCAAATTTGCGATTTTGCGATACTTTAACGTTGCGGGCGCCGACGAGGAGGGGCTTATCGGGCAAAACTATCCAAACGCCACGCACCTAATCAAAGTCGCGACGCAGACGGCTCTGGGTAAACGCGAAAGCATGGGAATTTTTGGTAGCGACTATCCGACCGCAGACGGCACCTGCGTGAGAGACTACATCCACGTGAGCGACCTGGCCGACGCGCATCTAAGCGCGCTAGAGTATCTAAACGAGCATGAAAAAAGCGAAATCTTTAACGTCGGCTACGGCCGCGGCTTTAGCGTAAAAGAGGTTATAGAAACGGCTAAAAAAGTAAGCGGGATCGATTTTAAAGTAGTTAGCGCACCGCGCAGAGATGGCGATCCAGCATGCCTCATCGCAAAGCCAGAAAAGATAAGAAATTTAACTAACTGGCGACCTAAGAGAGAGGATTTATCGCTCATCATAAAAACCGCACTTGACTGGGAGAAAAGGTCGTGA
- a CDS encoding glycosyltransferase: MKKLAVFLYSMGPGGAERVVSNLLPALCEKYEVHLVLMSEVVAYEIPSAVKIHFLERSDPYESGLKKLFRLAFALPSLALKYKKLCENLGIDAHFVLMNRPCYAALTAKILGLKGRMVISERSCPSVIYKSGLSGFANRIFVKALYPRADLILANAQGNADDLVRNFGCDAAKTKVLYNAVDLEAIKTLANEPLEDKFKPFFLNIGRLDSGKNQAMLIRVVANLNDERVTLGILGKGPLQGELQNLIDELGVSSRVKLLGTDKNPFKFIKNAQCFVCASRFEGFSNVLLEALACERFIISTDHKSGARELLGDDEYGVLTPVDDEKAMETAMRRALEDENLRRDYEKRAYGRVVKFDKNAVAAQLIGYLEGENGE; the protein is encoded by the coding sequence ATGAAAAAATTAGCCGTTTTTCTCTACTCGATGGGGCCGGGCGGCGCGGAGCGCGTAGTTTCAAATTTGCTCCCGGCTCTGTGCGAAAAATACGAAGTTCATCTCGTTTTGATGAGCGAGGTCGTAGCCTACGAGATACCAAGCGCGGTAAAAATTCACTTCCTCGAGCGCTCGGATCCTTATGAAAGCGGCCTAAAAAAGCTTTTTCGCCTAGCTTTTGCGCTGCCATCTTTGGCTCTAAAATACAAAAAACTTTGCGAAAATTTAGGCATCGACGCGCATTTTGTTTTGATGAACCGTCCTTGCTACGCGGCTTTAACGGCTAAAATTTTAGGCCTAAAAGGACGGATGGTGATAAGCGAGCGCAGCTGTCCGTCGGTCATCTATAAAAGCGGACTTAGCGGGTTTGCCAATAGAATTTTCGTTAAGGCGCTTTATCCTAGGGCCGATCTTATCCTTGCTAACGCGCAGGGAAACGCCGATGATCTCGTGCGAAATTTCGGCTGCGACGCCGCAAAAACTAAGGTGCTATATAACGCGGTCGATTTGGAGGCGATAAAGACTCTCGCAAACGAGCCGCTAGAGGATAAATTTAAGCCGTTTTTTCTAAACATCGGGCGGCTTGATAGCGGTAAAAATCAAGCGATGCTAATAAGAGTAGTCGCAAATTTGAACGACGAGCGCGTGACGCTTGGGATCCTTGGCAAGGGGCCTTTGCAAGGCGAGCTTCAAAATTTGATCGACGAGCTTGGGGTAAGCTCGCGCGTAAAACTGCTAGGCACGGATAAAAATCCGTTTAAATTTATCAAAAACGCGCAGTGTTTCGTCTGCGCTTCGCGGTTCGAGGGCTTTTCAAACGTGCTTTTAGAGGCGCTTGCTTGCGAGAGATTTATCATCTCCACCGATCACAAAAGCGGCGCTAGGGAGCTTCTGGGCGACGATGAATACGGCGTTTTAACGCCCGTTGACGACGAAAAAGCGATGGAGACGGCGATGAGGCGAGCGCTTGAGGATGAAAATTTAAGGCGGGATTACGAAAAAAGAGCGTACGGCCGCGTAGTAAAATTTGATAAAAACGCCGTCGCGGCGCAGCTTATAGGATATTTAGAGGGTGAAAATGGCGAGTAA
- a CDS encoding MATE family efflux transporter, with the protein MLVNLISSIVVFIVSMGINFFLTPYILKSLGNEAYGFVGLSNAIVAYALVVTAAINSVSGRFVAYEWHRDDTRAANAYYSSVLVVNIFFCVLILFGAGIFILNLQSVLNVSDALLGDVRLTFAFYFINFCVGLFNGVISVSMFIKNKLYIISVRNAASSAILAALIVALFYFFRPMIAYIAISALVASLFVFFTSVWVSRRITPELKFNPREFDFARIKELLKSGVYNSFNALNRVLMSGMDLFICNIFLSANATGILAVSKAAPIILESFVAQLSAIFAPKFVEHYSKSNLTALVAEAKFSMRVTAFVMSVPAAIFVAFGREFYTLWLPFKSADEISLIYNLSMITLVPIIFISYVFSLFNLDGATNKLKRPAIANTILGAGTILAQIAVLKFTPYGIYGMTAVGAALYSVRILGFDLINAALNLSLPLTTFYGVYFKNLAVFAAVCGLFFWLRNFVQISSWGEFAAYSAVLLALGYAASLFLIFDKREQLVVINKIKSKFKR; encoded by the coding sequence ATGCTCGTAAATTTGATCAGCTCCATCGTCGTTTTTATCGTCTCGATGGGGATAAATTTTTTCCTCACGCCCTACATCTTAAAGAGCCTAGGCAACGAAGCCTACGGCTTTGTCGGGCTGTCTAACGCTATCGTTGCCTACGCTTTAGTCGTGACTGCTGCGATAAACTCCGTTAGCGGCCGCTTCGTCGCGTACGAGTGGCATAGAGACGATACCCGCGCGGCTAACGCCTACTACTCGTCGGTTCTGGTCGTAAATATCTTTTTTTGCGTTCTTATTTTGTTTGGTGCGGGCATTTTTATCTTAAATTTACAAAGCGTGCTAAACGTGAGTGACGCGCTGCTGGGCGACGTGCGGCTTACTTTCGCGTTTTATTTTATAAATTTTTGCGTCGGACTTTTTAACGGCGTCATCAGCGTCTCGATGTTTATAAAAAACAAGCTCTACATCATCTCTGTTCGCAACGCCGCATCTAGCGCTATTTTAGCCGCTCTCATCGTGGCGCTTTTTTATTTTTTTAGACCGATGATCGCCTATATAGCGATCTCAGCTCTAGTCGCGTCGCTATTTGTTTTTTTTACGAGCGTTTGGGTTTCGCGCCGCATCACCCCCGAGCTTAAATTTAACCCGCGAGAATTTGACTTTGCGAGGATAAAAGAGCTTTTGAAATCTGGCGTCTATAATAGCTTTAACGCCCTAAACCGCGTGCTTATGAGCGGTATGGATCTGTTTATCTGCAATATATTTTTAAGCGCTAATGCGACGGGAATTTTAGCCGTTTCAAAGGCGGCTCCGATCATTTTAGAGAGCTTTGTGGCACAGCTGAGTGCGATATTTGCGCCCAAATTCGTCGAGCACTACTCTAAATCAAATTTGACCGCGCTTGTTGCGGAGGCTAAATTTTCGATGCGAGTTACGGCTTTTGTTATGAGCGTGCCGGCGGCTATTTTCGTGGCTTTCGGGCGCGAATTTTACACGCTTTGGTTGCCGTTTAAAAGTGCGGACGAGATAAGTCTAATCTATAATCTCTCGATGATAACTCTAGTGCCGATTATATTTATCAGCTACGTTTTTTCGCTTTTTAATCTCGACGGCGCGACGAATAAACTAAAACGCCCGGCGATAGCAAACACGATTTTGGGCGCGGGCACTATTTTGGCGCAGATTGCCGTGCTTAAATTTACGCCTTACGGCATTTATGGTATGACGGCCGTCGGCGCCGCGCTTTATTCGGTGCGCATTTTGGGATTTGACCTCATAAACGCCGCGTTAAATTTGAGCCTGCCGCTTACTACTTTTTACGGCGTTTATTTTAAAAATTTAGCCGTTTTTGCAGCCGTTTGCGGACTGTTTTTTTGGCTGCGAAATTTCGTGCAAATTTCAAGCTGGGGCGAATTTGCCGCGTATTCGGCGGTTTTGCTTGCGCTCGGTTACGCCGCGAGCCTGTTTTTGATATTTGACAAAAGAGAACAGCTAGTGGTGATAAATAAAATCAAATCGAAGTTTAAAAGATGA
- a CDS encoding ecotin family protein — MRKILLFIAACVLPFALLAGENAAKTEENIFELPISKMPPDYFKYEVAFFKEIEIDCNFAFLLGGKLEEKEDARGIYYEFSGGDELAQTMMLCKDAAKKKRRVYYELTQILPGVSPIKIITPQGVGAEVRVYERVKKIESKKLKRKNK; from the coding sequence ATGAGGAAAATTTTACTTTTTATCGCAGCTTGCGTGCTACCGTTTGCGCTTTTGGCGGGCGAAAACGCGGCAAAAACCGAGGAAAATATTTTCGAGCTACCTATCTCAAAGATGCCGCCTGATTATTTTAAATACGAGGTCGCGTTTTTTAAAGAAATAGAAATCGACTGCAACTTCGCCTTTTTGCTCGGCGGAAAGCTCGAGGAAAAAGAGGACGCGCGCGGGATTTATTACGAATTTAGCGGCGGTGACGAGCTAGCGCAAACGATGATGCTCTGCAAGGACGCAGCAAAGAAAAAGAGACGGGTTTATTATGAGCTCACTCAAATTTTACCTGGCGTTAGCCCTATTAAAATCATAACCCCGCAAGGCGTAGGCGCAGAAGTAAGAGTGTATGAACGCGTAAAAAAGATAGAATCAAAAAAATTAAAAAGGAAAAATAAATGA
- a CDS encoding DNA ligase: MRFFALLLAAFLNLALAAQSENLNNTASADVAKNAKFELLKLSEYKGQNVGGWLASEKLDGVRAYWDGRNLRSRNGKILAAPEGWSAHFPPFALDGELYTARGEFEKIQSIVMDKMPSVAAWSEIKFHVFDVPEAGGGLLERLSELEKFIAKNPQAGQNLKIIKQIKVKDNAEFEAFAEQIVAKGGEGAVAREPNAPYERKRSKNALKYKKFKDAECEVTAINAGTGKYAGLMGSVTCKALSAAGSSSDEQNDELLQPASGVKFKIGSGFSDEERANPPKIGSIITYKYQNLTAKGLPRFPVFLRVRED, translated from the coding sequence TTGAGATTTTTCGCGCTCTTGCTGGCCGCCTTTTTAAATTTAGCTTTGGCGGCGCAGAGTGAAAATCTAAACAATACAGCGAGTGCAGATGTTGCTAAAAACGCCAAATTCGAGCTTTTAAAACTTAGCGAATACAAAGGCCAAAACGTCGGCGGCTGGCTAGCTAGCGAGAAGCTCGACGGCGTGCGCGCCTACTGGGACGGGCGAAATTTGCGTTCGCGAAACGGTAAAATTTTAGCCGCGCCGGAGGGCTGGAGCGCGCATTTTCCGCCATTTGCGCTTGACGGCGAGCTTTACACCGCGCGGGGCGAATTTGAAAAAATCCAATCGATCGTGATGGATAAAATGCCTAGCGTCGCAGCGTGGAGCGAGATAAAATTTCACGTTTTCGACGTGCCTGAGGCAGGCGGCGGACTTTTAGAGCGGCTTAGCGAGCTTGAAAAATTTATCGCAAAGAACCCGCAAGCCGGTCAAAATTTAAAGATAATAAAGCAGATAAAAGTAAAAGATAACGCCGAATTTGAAGCGTTTGCCGAGCAGATCGTCGCAAAAGGCGGCGAGGGCGCGGTCGCGCGAGAACCAAACGCGCCCTATGAGCGAAAACGAAGCAAAAATGCGCTGAAATACAAAAAATTTAAAGACGCCGAGTGCGAGGTGACGGCGATAAACGCGGGCACGGGCAAATACGCCGGGCTTATGGGCTCGGTAACCTGCAAGGCGCTTAGCGCTGCGGGCTCAAGCTCGGACGAGCAAAATGACGAGCTTTTGCAACCCGCTAGCGGAGTAAAATTTAAGATTGGCTCGGGCTTTAGCGACGAAGAGCGCGCAAACCCGCCCAAAATCGGCTCTATAATAACCTACAAATATCAAAATTTAACCGCAAAAGGGTTGCCTAGGTTTCCGGTATTTTTGCGGGTTAGAGAGGATTAA
- a CDS encoding glycosyltransferase: MKVLFIISTLQAGGAERVMSLLASYFAKFHDVTLLKFDTKPPFYELDERIKLIDLPFPMVKKGFFANLIRRVKKFFYQRNLIKNGGFDVVISSMDSTNINVILSNLFIGKPLFISEHSSADFFKGRGWLFLRRVLYPLASGLTVLTKEDYEYYSFVKNKTVMYNPMFEAKKQGLPKENIILFVGRLISLKGCDVFLKAMSLVDKELLKDWKIVIAGAGEERQRLELIAHEQLHLNAEFIGQTSDVASLYERSKILVSSSKTEGLPNVLIESVFFNCARVATATSGAKELIEDGKDGFLVPIDDVKALGSKIELLMRDEELRQELVKNANERENSFKTDQIYQKWMDFITQNIKG; the protein is encoded by the coding sequence ATGAAGGTTTTATTTATAATTTCGACACTGCAAGCAGGCGGCGCCGAGCGCGTGATGAGCTTGCTAGCGAGCTATTTTGCGAAATTTCACGACGTAACGCTTTTAAAATTTGACACCAAGCCGCCGTTTTACGAGCTAGACGAGAGGATAAAGCTGATAGATCTGCCTTTCCCGATGGTGAAAAAGGGCTTTTTCGCAAATTTAATAAGGCGCGTGAAAAAGTTTTTTTATCAGCGAAATTTGATCAAAAACGGCGGATTTGACGTCGTTATCTCCTCTATGGATAGCACCAATATCAACGTGATTTTGTCGAATTTATTTATCGGTAAGCCGCTTTTTATCAGCGAGCATTCAAGCGCCGATTTTTTCAAAGGGCGCGGCTGGCTGTTTTTACGCCGAGTGCTCTATCCGTTAGCTAGCGGACTCACGGTACTTACGAAAGAAGACTACGAATACTATAGCTTCGTAAAAAATAAAACCGTGATGTACAATCCGATGTTTGAAGCCAAAAAACAGGGCTTGCCGAAGGAAAATATCATCCTTTTCGTCGGTCGTCTCATCTCGCTTAAGGGTTGTGACGTATTTTTAAAGGCTATGAGCCTAGTCGATAAAGAGCTTTTAAAAGACTGGAAAATCGTGATAGCGGGTGCTGGCGAAGAGAGGCAAAGACTAGAGCTCATCGCGCACGAGCAACTGCATCTAAATGCCGAATTTATCGGGCAAACGAGCGATGTCGCTTCGCTTTACGAAAGATCTAAAATTTTAGTCTCAAGCTCTAAAACCGAAGGCTTGCCAAATGTTTTAATCGAGAGCGTATTTTTTAACTGCGCCAGGGTGGCGACCGCTACAAGCGGCGCAAAAGAGCTCATCGAGGACGGCAAGGACGGATTTTTAGTGCCGATAGACGACGTAAAAGCGCTCGGAAGCAAAATCGAACTCTTGATGCGTGACGAGGAACTGAGGCAAGAGCTGGTAAAAAACGCCAACGAGCGTGAAAATAGCTTTAAAACCGATCAAATTTATCAAAAGTGGATGGATTTTATCACGCAAAATATAAAGGGCTAA
- the tviB gene encoding Vi polysaccharide biosynthesis UDP-N-acetylglucosamine C-6 dehydrogenase TviB, with translation MKIAVIGLGYVGLPLAAAFSEKYEVTGFDVNAARIEELKSGYDRTLELSAEQMKKAIENGMKFSLNLDDIKDCNFFIVTVPTPIDKNKRPDLTPVVKATQSVAKVLKKGDIVVYESTVYPGVTEEICVPLLEQSGLKFNEDFFCGYSPERINPGDKEHTVTKIKKITSGSTPEIAQKVDEVYRSIITAGTHKAPTIKVAEAAKVIENTQRDINIAFMNELAMIFNKMNIDTNAVLQAAGTKWNFLNFRPGLVGGHCIGVDPYYLTHKAQELGFHPEMILAGRRINDNMGKYAADQVVKLMIKRGVLINSARVLVLGLTFKENCPDIRNSRVIDVIEELRDFGCRVDVYDPWADEAEVKREYGLTPLKSFDEADYDCVVIAVAHDKFKGLKFSKALVYDIKNVYENADARL, from the coding sequence ATGAAAATAGCCGTTATCGGACTAGGATACGTCGGGCTGCCTTTGGCGGCGGCGTTTAGTGAGAAATACGAAGTCACGGGCTTTGACGTAAACGCTGCCCGCATAGAGGAGCTAAAAAGCGGGTATGATCGCACGCTGGAGCTAAGTGCTGAGCAGATGAAAAAAGCGATAGAAAACGGTATGAAATTTAGCCTAAATTTGGACGATATAAAGGATTGTAATTTCTTTATCGTTACCGTCCCGACGCCGATAGACAAAAACAAGCGCCCCGATTTGACGCCAGTGGTAAAAGCCACGCAAAGCGTCGCTAAGGTGCTAAAAAAAGGCGATATCGTCGTGTATGAGAGCACGGTGTATCCGGGCGTTACGGAGGAGATTTGCGTGCCGCTACTGGAGCAAAGCGGGCTTAAATTTAACGAGGACTTTTTCTGTGGATACTCGCCTGAGCGCATAAATCCGGGCGATAAAGAGCACACCGTAACTAAAATCAAAAAAATCACTAGCGGCTCGACGCCCGAAATCGCCCAAAAGGTCGATGAGGTCTACCGCTCGATTATTACGGCTGGCACGCACAAAGCGCCTACTATCAAGGTCGCCGAGGCTGCCAAAGTCATCGAAAACACGCAGCGCGATATAAACATCGCCTTTATGAACGAGCTTGCGATGATATTTAACAAGATGAACATCGACACGAACGCCGTTTTGCAGGCGGCGGGCACGAAGTGGAATTTCTTAAATTTCCGTCCGGGGCTAGTGGGCGGCCACTGCATCGGCGTGGATCCTTATTACCTCACGCACAAGGCGCAGGAGCTTGGCTTTCATCCCGAGATGATCCTAGCCGGACGCCGCATCAACGACAATATGGGCAAATACGCCGCCGATCAGGTCGTAAAACTAATGATAAAAAGGGGCGTTTTGATAAATTCGGCTCGCGTTTTGGTGCTTGGGCTTACGTTTAAGGAAAACTGCCCCGACATCCGCAACTCGCGCGTGATAGACGTGATCGAGGAGCTTAGGGATTTTGGTTGCCGCGTGGACGTCTACGATCCGTGGGCGGACGAAGCGGAGGTGAAGCGCGAGTACGGCTTGACGCCGCTAAAAAGCTTTGACGAGGCGGACTACGACTGCGTCGTGATCGCCGTAGCTCACGATAAATTTAAAGGGTTAAAATTTAGTAAAGCTCTCGTTTACGACATCAAAAACGTTTACGAAAACGCCGACGCAAGGCTGTAA
- a CDS encoding glycosyltransferase family 25 protein: protein MKNLVFVISLKSDEARRQKLKERFKNYGEFKLVEATDGRAMSAKEYYGYALPSLEAYGRLLSPSEVGCSLSHVRAYEEFLKSDARLALILEDDVIGDESGVKKAFETATKMDAGSALICGAQDGLEGRFSAFGKKLEEDFWLVSKRSYGTIYRAAAYVLDRRAAEKLLQTHKKALCVADFWRILLLQNGLKMYFSDIFAHPTDLADSNIQAERVQRAQAKVSPLARLNSLKYVAATRFEAAILGYERIFKR from the coding sequence ATGAAAAATTTAGTATTCGTTATTTCGCTAAAAAGCGACGAGGCGCGCAGGCAAAAGCTAAAAGAGCGGTTTAAAAACTACGGCGAATTTAAGCTCGTCGAAGCGACCGACGGCAGGGCGATGAGCGCAAAGGAGTACTACGGCTATGCGCTGCCTAGCCTTGAGGCTTACGGCAGGCTATTAAGCCCGTCCGAGGTCGGTTGCTCGCTCTCTCACGTGCGCGCTTACGAGGAGTTTTTAAAAAGCGACGCCCGGCTTGCGCTCATCTTAGAAGACGACGTCATCGGCGATGAAAGCGGCGTAAAAAAGGCGTTTGAAACGGCTACTAAGATGGATGCGGGCTCGGCACTCATTTGCGGCGCGCAAGATGGGCTAGAGGGGCGATTTAGCGCATTTGGCAAAAAGCTGGAGGAGGATTTTTGGCTAGTTTCAAAGCGCTCTTACGGCACGATCTACAGAGCGGCGGCCTACGTGCTTGATAGGCGCGCGGCAGAAAAGCTCTTGCAAACGCACAAAAAGGCGCTTTGCGTGGCCGATTTTTGGCGGATTTTGCTTTTACAAAACGGCTTAAAGATGTATTTTAGCGATATTTTCGCGCATCCGACCGATTTAGCGGACTCAAATATCCAAGCCGAGCGGGTGCAAAGAGCGCAGGCAAAAGTCTCGCCGCTAGCTCGTCTAAATAGCTTAAAATATGTCGCCGCAACGCGCTTTGAAGCGGCAATTTTGGGCTATGAGCGGATATTTAAAAGATAA
- a CDS encoding UDP-glucose dehydrogenase family protein, whose product MRIAVVGTGYVGLVSGACLAKMGNDVICVDVDEAKINALNNGVIPIYEPGLSEIVAECRANGALKFSVDIKEALAHARVLFIAVGTPMGADGQADLRYVLEVAKSIGQNLTSPLIVVDKSTVPVGTAEKVTEVIASELKKRNLDVKFEVVSNPEFLKEGAAVEDFLKPDRVVVGASSEWGQSVMRELYAPFMKNHDRFIAMDVKSAEMTKYAANAMLATKISFINEIAGICERVGADVNLVRKGIGSDSRIGYSFIYPGCGYGGSCFPKDVEALIYTARQNGFEPKVLSAVEARNAAQKTVLFEKISAFFGGNLSGKTVAIWGLAFKPNTDDMREASSLVLIKALENAGANVVAYDPKAANEAKKYLPNSNLKFAPNKYDALNGADALALVTEWSEFRSPDFMEMKQRLKNAVIFDGRNQYDAKNLANLGFKYFQIGVKS is encoded by the coding sequence GTGAGGATCGCAGTCGTAGGCACTGGCTACGTGGGGCTAGTTAGCGGCGCGTGCCTAGCTAAAATGGGCAACGACGTCATATGCGTGGACGTGGACGAAGCCAAGATAAATGCGCTAAATAACGGCGTCATACCGATCTATGAGCCCGGACTTTCTGAAATCGTGGCCGAGTGCAGGGCAAACGGCGCGCTCAAATTTAGCGTCGATATAAAAGAAGCCTTGGCGCATGCTAGAGTGCTATTTATCGCGGTGGGCACGCCTATGGGCGCGGACGGGCAGGCTGATCTACGCTACGTGCTAGAGGTCGCAAAAAGCATCGGGCAAAATTTAACCTCGCCGCTAATCGTCGTGGATAAATCAACCGTTCCCGTGGGCACTGCGGAGAAGGTAACCGAAGTGATCGCTAGCGAGCTAAAAAAAAGAAACCTGGACGTCAAATTCGAAGTCGTCTCAAACCCCGAGTTTTTAAAGGAGGGCGCGGCGGTCGAGGACTTTTTAAAGCCCGATCGCGTCGTAGTGGGCGCTAGCAGCGAGTGGGGGCAAAGCGTCATGCGCGAGCTTTATGCGCCCTTTATGAAAAATCACGACCGCTTTATCGCTATGGACGTGAAGTCTGCCGAGATGACCAAATACGCCGCAAATGCGATGCTAGCGACTAAAATTAGCTTCATAAACGAGATCGCGGGTATCTGCGAGCGCGTGGGAGCGGACGTAAATTTGGTGCGAAAAGGCATCGGCAGCGACTCTCGCATCGGTTATAGCTTTATATATCCTGGCTGCGGATACGGCGGCAGTTGCTTTCCAAAAGACGTCGAGGCGCTCATATATACCGCTAGGCAAAACGGCTTTGAGCCGAAGGTTTTAAGCGCGGTGGAGGCTAGAAACGCGGCGCAAAAAACGGTGCTTTTTGAAAAAATTTCAGCATTTTTCGGCGGAAATTTGAGCGGCAAAACGGTGGCGATTTGGGGGCTAGCGTTTAAGCCAAACACTGACGATATGCGCGAAGCTAGCTCGCTAGTGCTCATAAAAGCGCTCGAAAACGCAGGCGCAAACGTCGTCGCCTACGATCCAAAGGCCGCAAACGAAGCTAAAAAATATCTACCTAACTCAAATTTGAAATTCGCCCCAAACAAATACGACGCGCTAAACGGCGCCGACGCGCTCGCGCTGGTTACCGAGTGGAGCGAATTTAGATCGCCTGATTTTATGGAGATGAAACAGCGGCTAAAAAACGCCGTGATCTTTGACGGGCGCAATCAATACGACGCGAAAAATCTGGCAAATTTAGGCTTTAAGTATTTCCAAATAGGAGTGAAATCATGA
- a CDS encoding glycosyltransferase family 2 protein yields the protein MLKVSIIIPTYNRKELFEAALKSALAQDYENKEIIISDDNSNDGTRELAQSYVAKFDNVKYVLNQTYDRGPNGNKNNGFDHANGDAFVILDDDDLLIEGAISKMAAVLEQGYASVWANCYFEIDGESTTKFSGFGLSKSGEISPQDYYDGKITGEFLIMFRRAAIGQRRFEKGLYGSENTLWIYLFDFPAYYLHDAVRIYRFHRSDSVTINSFKRPLCIMKGYAMTAELILQKIAEKNEQAGNANLAEPKFRVNDAHIAILYKMAAYYAKFGGEYKKMYEYLFKSLKFKFTKEALAMLILSPFPKSMILFLTKIRVWIYKKTHGE from the coding sequence ATGCTAAAAGTAAGCATAATAATCCCAACCTACAACCGCAAAGAGCTTTTTGAAGCTGCCCTAAAAAGCGCGCTGGCTCAAGACTACGAAAATAAAGAAATCATAATCAGCGACGATAACTCAAACGACGGCACGCGCGAGCTTGCGCAAAGTTACGTCGCTAAATTTGACAACGTAAAATACGTCTTAAATCAAACTTACGACCGCGGCCCAAACGGCAATAAAAATAACGGCTTTGATCACGCTAACGGCGATGCTTTCGTGATACTAGACGACGATGACTTGCTGATAGAAGGCGCCATAAGCAAGATGGCGGCCGTGCTAGAGCAGGGGTATGCCAGCGTCTGGGCGAACTGTTATTTTGAGATTGACGGCGAGTCGACGACGAAATTTTCGGGATTTGGACTGAGTAAAAGCGGGGAAATTTCGCCGCAGGACTACTACGACGGCAAGATAACGGGCGAGTTTTTGATAATGTTTCGCCGCGCCGCTATCGGTCAGAGGCGCTTTGAAAAGGGGCTTTACGGTAGCGAAAATACGCTTTGGATCTACCTTTTTGACTTTCCTGCTTATTACCTGCACGATGCGGTGCGTATTTACCGCTTTCACCGCAGCGACAGCGTCACGATAAACTCGTTTAAACGCCCGCTTTGCATAATGAAAGGCTACGCGATGACTGCAGAGCTTATTTTGCAAAAGATCGCCGAGAAAAACGAGCAAGCAGGCAACGCAAATTTGGCCGAGCCTAAATTCCGCGTAAACGACGCTCATATCGCGATTCTATATAAAATGGCGGCGTATTATGCTAAATTTGGCGGCGAATACAAAAAAATGTACGAATATCTTTTTAAAAGCCTCAAATTTAAATTTACTAAAGAAGCGCTGGCGATGCTGATTTTAAGCCCGTTTCCAAAGTCTATGATTTTGTTTTTAACTAAAATTCGCGTTTGGATATACAAAAAAACGCACGGCGAATGA